In Hemicordylus capensis ecotype Gifberg chromosome 4, rHemCap1.1.pri, whole genome shotgun sequence, the genomic window gctgagagagattcctgcctgcaaccttggagaagcagctgccagtctgtgtagacatactgagctagatggacctatggtctgactcagtatatggcagcttcttatgttcctatgttcttccatTTGTGACCGATGCACCcatcagctgtggtggtgcagcagggaagcagcttgcctagggagcaagaggctgttagttcgaatccccactggtgtgcttcccagactgtgcttagtaaatatatatttgtagtcacctatgctgcttgactaacaagcagatggttgccggttctaatacccgctggtactatattgggcagcagtgatataggaagatgctgaaaggcatcatctcatactgtgcgggaggaggcaatggtaaaaccctcctgtattctaccaagaaaaccacatggctctgtggtctccaggagtcgacaccgactcgacagcacaatctttcctttctttctgtaCACACACTAAATACCTccctcccatcatcctttggccattggggctgggatggtgatgggagttgttgcccagcaacatctggtgactcctccaggttgggaacccctgcttgaGAGTCTGCCCTCACCACTGCATGCTGACTGGTTGGTTGCCTCTGAGCCAAGCCTCTTGAGAAAGGCTCACAAAGGAGGCTGACCTCACATATTGTTACACTTCCCTGATTGTTAGGCATGATCAGGTCAAGAGCAGCACATGGGTAGCCCTGGATCAGTTCACCATGGCCAAAGAGGTGTCCTCCCACTAGTTCCAACGACAGCACCATGCACCCATGAAGATAACGGTACGACGACAAAGGGCGCTTTCTTCTGCTTTGAAGCCGTCCACCATAAGCATCTGCCGTGGGGCTGCCCTCCTTGCCCcgtctctctttttatttttgtttatacaTCCCAGAGAAGAGAACCATCAGCTCTCTCCATGTGTGTCCTGTGTTTTCCAAAGGCTCTTGCCCATGTATTTAAAACCTATTTTATGGCCAGTTACAACTTTGAATTCAGTAACTGGCCCATTGAATTCCGGTGGGATGAGGGCGACAGCAACAGCAACGCCCGTGCCCATGGTAGCTGCGGTGCCAGAAGTCATGGCCGCAAGATCCTCATCAAAGCAGCATCGGGAGCGTGTCCACGGGCATCGACGTTCGTTGTTTGGCCTGGCAGAAAGAGACACTCCCGGAGGCATGTCCTCAGCAATCTTAAGCAAATGcccggccagctggccagctaCGTCATGGCTCATTCCTTAGGGCGCTGGATGCTCTATCCAGGCTCCATGTTCCTCTTGAACCAAGCCCTGTTACCAGTCCTGGCAAAGGGCCAGGCTCGACTCCTGGGGGAATATAACGGGAAACGCGCCAAGCTGGTCGCTCGGGACGGAAATAAGATTGACACCATGTTTGTGGACAGGAGGACCAAGCAAACAGGGCAGCAGCGAGGGGACCAGCTGGTGGTTTGCTGTGAGGGGAATGTTAGTTTCTATGAATGGGGTTGTCTTTTCACACCACTGCGGACTGGATATTCCGTGCTGGGATGGAACCACCCTGGTTTCGCTGGGAGTACaggccagccctacccagagaacGATGCCAATGCAGTGGATGTGGTGATCCAGTATGCAACATGCCGCCTGGGTTTCAGGATACAAGACGTTATTGTGTATGGATGGTCCTTGGGAGGCTACACGGCTACCTGGGCTGCCATGTCCTACCCATTGCTGGGTGCTTTAGTCCTGGATGCCACGTTTGATGACCTTCTCCCTTTGGCCTTGAACATTATGCCCAAAAGCTGGAAGACGCTGGTGGTGCGGACCGTGAAGAAGCACTTCAACCTCAATGTTGGCGAGCAGCTATGCAAGTACAGAGGACCCGTGTTGCTGATCCGGAGGACCAAGGATGAGGTCATCACCACCTGCTCATTGGGTCTTGAGGACCAAACAACCAACCTGAAATGCAACAGGGCCAACGAGCTCCTGGTGCAGCTGTTGGAGCACCGCTACCCAGATGTCATGTCCAAAGAAGGTTTGGAAGCTGTTCATGATTGGCTCAAAGCTGCCGATCCCAAACAAGAAGAGGCTATCTACCAAAGCTACAAAATCAATGATGAATGGTGCCTCAAAGAGCTACAGGACTACAAGTCCAGCCTCGGGCACAGACTACGTTTCCCTTGGAGGGTTGGCAAGTTCATTGCCTCtagagaaaagcagcagctggCCGTATTTTTAGCTAAGAAGCACATGAAGAATGTGGAGGCCACTCACTGGTCACTCCTAAAGCCCAATGATTTCCAGATGCCCTGGAAATTATAGTTGGGGCTGAGGAGGAAGACAGAGAAAGAGGCAGAAAGAATGAATGAGAAAAAGAGGGGCTTGGGATGCCTAACCATGTGCCCATATTGTGTTTTTCCAACAGTTGCATACACCGTTGATTCTTCAAGTTTGCAGGGGGAgacagaaaggggggaaaaaaacaaCAGATTAATATTGCTACATGGAATACACACGGTTTCTAACTCGTGGTTCTTCCTTGCTAGCAACACTGCTGGAGCTGGGAGTGGAGAATCTGAGCTTTAAGCTAACCTACGACATTTGGGTGATAATCATGTTGAAAGATGGGATTTCTTGGCAGCTGGATTTTCACGTGTCCCCCAAGTGCAGGTCAAGGTCTTCAGAAGGCTCAGGAAaccccctatctatctatctatctatctatctatctatctatctatctatctatctagtgtctatcatatttctataccgcctgatatatacaacTCTATTTGTATACaggcggtatacaaaatttaaaacaatatcaaagtcacagattaaaatccacaaaacatcCACTACATCAGGGCTTAGCCATTACTGTTctgtacctgaatccaagacgagGAGgcgattcccacgatcactagaaagcgggctaagggagcctagcccgtttTCTAGTGAccgtcggaaccaccgggctcacgagagagcccagtggttcctcaGCAGCTAGCCCTCCGGAGAACCCCTCCCCTCAaaccaggttaacagagcgagcgctctgttaacctgatTGGTTTGCTCGCTCGTGGGATGCTGTGGCACGTCTCCGCACCACGGCGGCTCTCAAGGAgaccccctgaccaggaggctccaacaagcctcccagcttgggggggtctccccagaaaaccctgcacactcgcgcagggcattctgggacttccggggtcTGCGTGGCCCCGGATCCCCTCGGCCCCtgtcagctctgtgacggagccggtaattgtgtgggtggccggtctggccgcccagggctaagAGACTGCTCCGCAGAAGCCCTcatggtgcttcacactaattgtgtgaagcgcctctaggTGTCCCCCCGCCCTCATTCTTTCATGTTAGAattagggggtcatcttaaattcagagtcattctTCTTTTTGAGTAAATAAGAGCATGACCTGtgtttaacctctgttttttagGGGGCTCGTTTTAAATTCAGCGTCATCTTGTacttgggtaaatatggtaatatgTTTAAGTCGCTCAGAAGGAGGCCACTCAGTGCTGGCACAGAGCAAGAACATCTATgatcacaggaaactgccttatcccgagtcagacctttggttcaaacagctcagtactgcctgcatacacagactggcagcagtcctccaggatttcaggcaggggtttctctcagccctatcgggagatgctgccagggattgaacctgggaccttcggcatgcaaagcagatgctcttccactgagctatagccccacccCATGGAGCAGCACTAAGCTGATCAGGGACATGAGAGGGCTATGAGGTTTGGCCTCTGAGTTGAGTACAGTTGAGTCCTGAGAGGTGCCCAGGTTAGAATGCTCAGGACCAAGAGGCTGCCATGATCCCAGCCCGGCCAGACCAGCTTGGGAGAGTCCACAGGAAGGATCCAGGCTCTTCTCCATTTGGAATCCTTCTCTCTACTGCCCTCTTCCCACAATCCTTTGCCAGTGATGAAAGGAAAGGCAAGAATATCAGTCTAGACATTTTCGTGTTCCCATATATTTCAAAAGCAAAAGGACAGAACATAGGGGCATAGGATACGGCCTTATCCCGAGTCagtcctttggtccatctagctcagtattgtctacacagactggcagcggcttctccaaggttgcaggtgggaatctctcccagcccagtcttggagaagatgctgccatggagggaatctgggaccttctgcatgcaagcaggcaagagctcttcctagagcggccctataccctgaggggaataactcaCACTGCtcacatatgtggtctcccattcaaatgcaaaccagggcagaccctgcttagctaaggggacaagtcaggtttgctacgacaagaccagctcgcctcccaaCATTTCCCCTACAAATGAGTGAGGCAGTTCACACTACCGCTAAATGGGTGGGACAAGTGTCCAGCCTCAGGAGCTGTGAACACTTCTGATGTTTGATTtgtgtgctagcaaaaacctaggtaggaggagggtagGGTGATCCTTGTGAGAAAGGAGTTGGGGAGGATGTATTTTCCTCCCACCTGGTTAGAATGTGGGtacaagtgctgggtaggatAGCACCATCCTGCTCAGCTCCTCCCATCTCATAGGCAAttactctccctcctccttcctagaTTTTTGCTAGCACACAGTCGAAAGCTGAGAGCATGCACAGTTcccaagctgggtaggacacttgtggGGGTGCTATGGGCAACTCCGTGCAAATGCAGGGCTGCTGGGTGAACTGTTGCCTGCCCTGGTATGAGCAGCTGATCCCAGACAGGAGCCCCCACAGGCAGCGTGGTGCAAATGCACagctgcaccatgctggctgtggcaccccctgccccatccccatgCTGAACGGCACGGGCAGGATTCCTCCACCCTGCCTGGGCTCCACAGCAGCAGTTGGTGGCTTTGTAGATCACCAGCACTGCTTCCTGGAGGGGCTGGTGTGGGTGGAGCCTTCTGGTGGGCTTTCCAAGGCACACAGAAAGCAGCTCGACCTCTGCTCAGGAAACATTTTCTGTTGAACGTGCAGTCACTTTGCATTATCCAGAAGGGATCTTGCACAGGAGTCCTGCTTCAGCCAAGaggctggaggctttacagacagggcttctgtcctgaatctccttcggaagagagtgtgtgcattcacacaccagccaaacgtacccccaagtcccttcgagatccttggagccactccacacacaaactgggctttgtcttgagaattccagcttatcttgagttatttctgggtttttaaaatgctggttttaagctactttttctgaaagcgctggagcaaatagggaggggcactgacatagaatcattcgcatgataagagggatactctctttacaaatgcagatatcgctctttgGTAAACTttatccctccccccgcccgccctttggctggaaggaaaacacaaaggcatgccatgtgaacttccaaaaacaaaaaccaagaggggggaggggctgcttccctcaatgccacgagtgtccTTTGAAGTGGCTCCACTCAACATTGACCCCGAAGgccggctgggggagggggaacctccacgggagacacacacacacacacacacctccggcCACCTCTAGGAACTCCCCGGAGGGGAGTAAAcgtaatttaatttaaaaaaaaaacctttaaaaggtcCGCGAATCCCAGGGGTGTTCGGTCTGAGGTCGGGCCAAACAGGGGGTTGTTCGGTTTGACCTTGAGCTGTCAAACCAAACCCGCTCAACATTGAACTGGCTCgacgtcgagccggtttgcacgcttctaaaagcaaacccgagagcagaggggaggggctgcttcccccaatgccgcgagtgtacttcaaagtggctctgctcaacatttaccccgcagcatgaagccaagtgtgaataactccctggatgGGGAAAGGAGCAGGGCGTGATAGGTGTTGTGCTAGCCCCATTCTGATTATATAAAATCACAAATAGCAGTGTATAATGACCTCTAGGTGACAAGGGAGTGAAAGGCATGCTTAAAGAGGATATGCAGATGCCCCCAAATGGAATGAAtgctttgtatctgtcttcattaTAGAGATGTAGGGCAGACACCCGTGCCTGAACTGACCTTCTCAGGGAGGGTGTCTGAGGGAACTCAGTCAAATAGAGATGACAAGAGATGACGAGTGTACTGAGACTGTTGGaaatggacttccagtgcatcggcctttcacaccaactgtcctaatgactacttggggcattgggggtagaggtaGTTAGTGGGGGTCCCCttgcctgtccctgctttgcctctactctatgacccctgccttgactcctcaggtatttcctgtagtgagccAGTTCTACTTCCTTTTGCCTtcaagagcagatgggagcatatatatctctctctcctcctattcattatgtagcacATAGTTAGGAcaagtctttcctatctcaaatgttcttaacctaataaatcttatttactttatactgcactgcaatctccatgcgtgttcttgactaactgcaacaataaggctctgcactacttcgtaactggagtgggcagcttcctcttggtgctttgctagaCAATCACAAATTGCAACAGAAACACTAAACAATTAACACATAACTGGGTCtggatggcatccacctgagcattcgaaaagaattcaaatgtgaaactgctgggtttttggttgtttttttaagtaatgTGTCCCAGAAATTGGGTtgtgtaccagagaactggaaggtAGTCAATGtcacactgttgttgttgttttaaatgtaatccaggggggattcaggaaattacaggccagttaggttAACATCTGTTCTAGCAGAAAGCCTAATGAAAAATAAAACCAccaagcatatagaagaacaagccttgctgtaggagaatcagcatggcttctgcaaagttaggtcatgcctcactaaccttttagtgTGAGTGCTAACAGGCCTGTGGACAGAAATGATTTGATTGACATTTTGACagtcatcaaaggctcttgagtaaacttagcagtcatgggataaggggacaggtcttttcatggattggtaactgattacAGAACATGAAGCaaagggcaggaataaatggactatTTTTACAATGGAGAGCAGGACAAAGTGAGTCCCCCCAATACCTGTGTTAAGATCAGTACATTTTAATTTGTTCAAGATGGATCTGTCCTTAGGAGTAAACAATGAGGTGGCCAGGTTTGCAGATAATACCCAACTATTCAGGGTGGTTAaaaccaaaatggattgtgaagagctccaaaaggatcaaaCTGGATGAATGGGCAACATAATGGCCTATATGGTTCACTGCAAATAAATGTAAAGTGATAAACTCTGGGTCAAAAGATCCCAACTTCACTTATACATTGatgttggtgactaaccaggaaagggatcttggggttgtggcagATAGATGAATGAAAATATcaatccataagaacataagaccagccctgctggatcaggcccacggcccatctagtccagcatcatgtttcacacagtggcccaccagatgccactggaagccacaggcaggccccctctcctgctgttactcccctgcaactggtactcacaggcatcctgcctttgaggctggaggtggcctatagccctctgactagtagccaatgatagacctctcctccataaagttatccaaacccctcttaaagccatccaggttgttggctgtcaccacatcttgtggcagagaattccacaagctgattatgcattgtgtgaaaaagtacttccttttgttggtcctagatttcctggcaatcaatttcatgggatggtccctggttctagcattgtgtgagatggagaagaatttctctctatccactttctccacaccatgcatgattttatagacctctatcatgtctccccacagtcaccttttttctaagctaaaaagccccaggtgttgtagtcttgcctcataagaaaggtgctctaggtccatgatcatcttggttgccctcttaggAAGAAGACCAAAAATAAAACTGTGAATATTATAATGTCATCACACAACTGcagctggagtactgtgtacggttctggtcaccatatctcaaaaagaattcttatagaactagaaaaggtgcagaagagagcaaccaagatgatcaggggcccagagcaccttcttTACGAGATAAAGCTACAGTgtttgggactttttagtttagaacaaaggcacctaaggggagacatgatagagatgtataaaattatgcatgatgtggagagagtagacagaaaGAACTTTTTCTCTTACTCTCGCAACTCTAGAACCAAGGATtattccatgaaactgactggcaggaaatTTAAGCCAAACAAAAAgcagtacttcttcacacagcacataattagtctGTGGAACTTGTTGCTACAgtatgtggcaatggccaccagcttgggtggtttTATAAGCAGATTAGGCaagttcatggaagacaggtctatcaatagctggTAGTCCAGATGTCTATAGGCTACCTCTTGGTTCAGAGGAAGAATCCCTCTAactaccagctgcaggggagcaacagcaggaaatgggacatgccttcatctcctgcttgggggcttgccagaggaatctggtgggtcaccttgggaaacaggatgctgtactagataggaccttgg contains:
- the LOC128323306 gene encoding protein ABHD16B-like: MCVLCFPKALAHVFKTYFMASYNFEFSNWPIEFRWDEGDSNSNARAHGSCGARSHGRKILIKAASGACPRASTFVVWPGRKRHSRRHVLSNLKQMPGQLASYVMAHSLGRWMLYPGSMFLLNQALLPVLAKGQARLLGEYNGKRAKLVARDGNKIDTMFVDRRTKQTGQQRGDQLVVCCEGNVSFYEWGCLFTPLRTGYSVLGWNHPGFAGSTGQPYPENDANAVDVVIQYATCRLGFRIQDVIVYGWSLGGYTATWAAMSYPLLGALVLDATFDDLLPLALNIMPKSWKTLVVRTVKKHFNLNVGEQLCKYRGPVLLIRRTKDEVITTCSLGLEDQTTNLKCNRANELLVQLLEHRYPDVMSKEGLEAVHDWLKAADPKQEEAIYQSYKINDEWCLKELQDYKSSLGHRLRFPWRVGKFIASREKQQLAVFLAKKHMKNVEATHWSLLKPNDFQMPWKL